The following proteins are co-located in the Imtechella halotolerans genome:
- a CDS encoding CAL67264 family membrane protein: protein MGMNKNTVLGYATLIMIIVGIALIALGAFRYDDVAGWGFASVGIGFFAIAWVFNALKGRV, encoded by the coding sequence ATGGGAATGAATAAGAATACAGTTTTAGGGTATGCTACCCTGATTATGATTATTGTAGGAATAGCCTTGATAGCTTTAGGTGCATTTCGATATGATGATGTTGCAGGATGGGGATTTGCCTCAGTAGGGATAGGCTTTTTTGCTATTGCATGGGTATTTAATGCCCTTAAAGGAAGAGTTTAA
- the ettA gene encoding energy-dependent translational throttle protein EttA produces MSDDKKVIFSMNRVSKTYPGTNKQVLKDIYLSFFYGAKIGILGLNGSGKSTLLKIIAGVEKNYQGDVVFAPGYSVGYLEQEPKLDESKTVLEIVKEGAAEVVAVLEEYNKINDMFGLPEVYEDADKMQKLMDRQAELQDKIDATNAWELDTKLEIAMDALRTPEGDTPISVLSGGERRRVALCRLLLQQPDVLLLDEPTNHLDAESVLWLEQHLQQYSGTVIAVTHDRYFLDNVAGWILELDRGEGIPWKGNYSSWLDQKAKRLAQEQKVASKRQKTLERELEWVRMAPKGRQAKQKARLNNYDKLLSEDQKQLDEKLEIYIPNGPRLGTNVIEAQGVAKAFGDKLLYEDLNFVLPQAGIVGIIGPNGAGKTTIFRMIMGEETPDKGTFTVGETAKIAYVDQSHKNIDLEKTIWENFCDGQELIMMGGRQVNSRAYLSRFNFSGSDQNKKVSALSGGERNRLHLAMTLREEGNVLLLDEPTNDLDVNTLRALEEGLENFAGCAVVISHDRWFLDRICTHILAFEGDSQVYFFEGSFSEYEENKRKRLGTDLTPKRIKYKKLIRE; encoded by the coding sequence ATGTCAGACGATAAGAAAGTCATTTTTTCGATGAATCGGGTTTCCAAAACGTACCCGGGAACCAATAAACAGGTACTCAAAGATATTTATTTGAGTTTCTTTTATGGGGCCAAAATTGGAATCTTAGGACTTAATGGCTCAGGAAAATCAACCTTGCTCAAAATCATTGCGGGGGTGGAGAAGAACTATCAGGGAGACGTTGTTTTTGCTCCTGGATATTCAGTAGGGTATCTCGAGCAAGAGCCAAAATTGGATGAGTCCAAAACGGTACTTGAAATAGTTAAGGAAGGAGCGGCTGAAGTTGTTGCAGTATTAGAAGAATACAATAAGATCAATGATATGTTTGGCTTGCCTGAAGTGTATGAGGATGCTGATAAGATGCAAAAACTTATGGATCGCCAAGCAGAATTACAAGATAAAATTGACGCAACTAATGCCTGGGAGCTTGACACCAAGTTAGAAATCGCTATGGATGCATTACGCACTCCAGAAGGAGATACACCCATTAGTGTATTGTCTGGAGGGGAACGTCGTAGGGTAGCACTTTGTAGATTATTATTACAGCAACCAGATGTCTTATTATTAGATGAACCTACCAACCACCTTGATGCAGAATCAGTGCTATGGTTAGAGCAACACCTTCAACAATATAGTGGAACAGTCATTGCTGTAACACACGACCGTTACTTTTTGGATAACGTCGCGGGTTGGATTCTTGAATTGGATAGAGGAGAAGGAATACCGTGGAAAGGAAATTATTCTTCTTGGTTAGATCAAAAAGCCAAGCGATTAGCACAGGAGCAAAAAGTAGCTTCCAAGCGTCAGAAAACATTAGAGCGAGAGCTTGAATGGGTACGGATGGCACCTAAAGGTAGACAGGCCAAGCAAAAGGCACGTTTAAATAACTACGATAAATTGCTAAGTGAAGATCAAAAACAACTGGATGAGAAGTTAGAAATCTACATCCCTAATGGTCCGCGTTTAGGTACTAATGTTATTGAAGCTCAAGGTGTGGCTAAGGCTTTTGGAGATAAGTTGTTATATGAAGATTTGAATTTTGTGTTACCACAAGCAGGTATAGTTGGTATTATCGGACCAAACGGTGCAGGTAAAACAACTATTTTCAGAATGATTATGGGAGAAGAAACTCCTGATAAAGGGACCTTTACTGTTGGAGAAACTGCCAAGATAGCCTATGTAGATCAGTCCCATAAAAACATAGATCTAGAAAAGACCATTTGGGAAAATTTCTGTGATGGTCAAGAGCTTATTATGATGGGAGGCCGTCAGGTAAATTCTAGAGCCTATTTGAGTCGATTTAATTTTAGTGGAAGTGATCAGAATAAAAAAGTTTCTGCACTTTCTGGTGGGGAACGTAACCGTCTTCATTTGGCAATGACCCTTAGAGAGGAAGGAAACGTATTGCTTTTGGATGAGCCTACCAATGATTTGGATGTAAATACACTTCGGGCACTTGAAGAAGGTTTAGAGAATTTTGCTGGATGTGCTGTAGTTATATCTCACGACCGTTGGTTCCTAGATCGTATTTGTACACATATTTTAGCGTTTGAAGGGGATTCCCAGGTGTACTTTTTTGAAGGCAGCTTCTCGGAGTACGAAGAAAATAAACGTAAACGTTTAGGTACTGATTTAACTCCTAAACGAATTAAATACAAGAAATTAATTCGTGAATAA
- a CDS encoding tetratricopeptide repeat-containing sensor histidine kinase: MTKFRIYVIIWFVFGVCNGQNLIEEKIDQYIDSTRYIGLKDTLRTLGYFSKAKELAHTHKLQKAYYRVIRQEVIYYSMQERGDRVFELSDSLIMQDVDLSFKGAGYLEKGITLSKQGDSQQSIEQLKKALAVFEELGDKKSVSHTLKVLGNVSFFSNSMMEARHYFKMALDFPEKNNDEAALAGIYANLSRTYGTYEEIDSAIYYNDKVLKIAYKNKQVNEIAYLAYQNDADYKGQLNRYDEALTSIDSAYAIAQVINHPGMLAAAHQVKSTIYGHMNQPLRAIDEAEKAYEIFKKNGFQMQAIQTIGLLHGYYASSNQMDKAYTYLKQLKVFTDSLNSLEIDQSLKGLRVKYNTAENELKIAQQEAEIIKRENQKNVLVLLVIMLTIVSLLIIIVYKQQQKNQKQKIQALEQEQENVALKSLMTGEEKERARISKELHDGIGSMLAASKMLASASYANVASENGQKLIDLIDNASKETRRISHNLLPESLLNKGLDIALQDFVSAINDSKQLKATYQAIQLSDDLPQGLQLTVYRIIQELINNIIKHSGATEAIVQINQHNKTLVITVEDNGKGFNYIKDKKGIGLLNIESRLSLVRGKMEVDSSESLGTSVYIELEL; encoded by the coding sequence GTGACTAAATTCAGAATCTACGTAATTATATGGTTCGTTTTTGGAGTATGCAACGGACAAAACTTAATAGAAGAAAAAATAGATCAATATATAGATTCTACAAGATATATTGGTCTTAAAGACACCCTTCGAACGCTTGGATATTTTTCAAAAGCCAAAGAATTGGCTCATACTCATAAACTACAAAAAGCCTACTATAGAGTTATACGTCAGGAGGTAATTTATTATAGTATGCAAGAACGAGGTGATAGAGTGTTTGAATTATCAGATTCTCTAATAATGCAAGATGTAGATTTGTCATTTAAGGGGGCAGGTTATCTCGAAAAAGGAATTACGTTATCTAAACAGGGTGATTCTCAACAAAGTATAGAACAACTGAAAAAAGCTTTAGCTGTTTTCGAGGAATTAGGAGACAAAAAAAGCGTATCACATACCTTAAAAGTTTTAGGGAATGTTTCTTTCTTTAGTAATTCAATGATGGAAGCTCGACACTATTTTAAAATGGCATTAGACTTTCCTGAAAAAAATAATGATGAGGCAGCCTTGGCCGGAATTTACGCCAATTTGTCTCGTACCTACGGTACTTATGAAGAAATAGATTCCGCCATTTATTACAATGATAAAGTTTTAAAAATTGCCTATAAAAATAAGCAGGTTAATGAGATAGCTTATTTAGCATATCAAAATGATGCAGATTATAAAGGTCAATTAAATAGGTATGATGAAGCTCTTACATCTATAGATAGTGCATATGCCATTGCTCAAGTAATAAATCATCCGGGAATGCTAGCTGCTGCTCATCAGGTGAAATCGACTATTTATGGTCATATGAATCAGCCATTAAGGGCAATAGATGAAGCAGAAAAGGCCTATGAAATTTTTAAGAAAAATGGTTTTCAAATGCAAGCCATTCAAACCATAGGATTGCTACATGGCTATTATGCTTCATCTAATCAAATGGATAAGGCTTATACTTATTTAAAACAACTTAAAGTATTTACAGATTCGTTAAATAGTTTGGAGATTGATCAATCTTTAAAGGGGCTTCGAGTTAAATACAATACCGCAGAAAATGAACTAAAAATAGCCCAGCAAGAAGCTGAGATTATTAAAAGGGAAAATCAAAAGAATGTGTTAGTCCTATTGGTGATTATGCTCACTATAGTTTCTTTACTTATCATTATTGTTTATAAACAGCAACAAAAAAATCAAAAACAAAAAATCCAAGCCTTGGAGCAAGAGCAAGAGAATGTTGCTTTGAAATCACTGATGACTGGAGAAGAAAAGGAACGGGCACGCATCTCAAAAGAGCTCCATGATGGAATTGGTAGTATGCTGGCCGCTTCAAAAATGTTGGCAAGTGCATCTTATGCCAATGTAGCAAGCGAAAATGGACAAAAACTAATCGATTTGATAGATAATGCCTCTAAAGAAACTCGTCGAATCTCACATAATCTACTTCCTGAATCTTTATTAAATAAAGGCCTGGATATAGCTTTGCAAGACTTTGTTTCAGCTATAAATGATAGTAAGCAATTAAAAGCAACCTACCAAGCTATTCAACTTAGTGATGACCTACCTCAAGGGTTGCAACTTACTGTGTACAGAATTATTCAGGAATTGATTAATAATATTATCAAGCATTCAGGGGCCACAGAGGCAATAGTTCAAATTAACCAGCATAATAAGACGTTAGTTATTACAGTCGAGGATAATGGAAAAGGATTTAATTATATAAAAGATAAAAAAGGAATAGGGCTCCTCAATATTGAGTCTCGACTTTCGTTAGTTAGGGGAAAAATGGAGGTGGATTCAAGTGAATCTCTTGGAACTTCAGTTTATATTGAACTAGAATTGTAA
- a CDS encoding tetratricopeptide repeat-containing hybrid sensor histidine kinase/response regulator: MSAQNDKAVIDSIKKHLKESVKYHTQYQLKESIEEAAKVVDLAHKINNAYYKAQGYNNIGFNYELIKDYENAEINYGKALVNAQQSDSTFLISWLYNNIANVYSEGFRDIDKALFYYQKALTIARELDRPNDELAPTLNIGWTFIDESKPNEAYPFLIDAQKIINELGDKTASVQINFLFGKYHLLRKEYAQADIFFEKATVQGMELNMLVELSDVWLAKSQMYSEMEKPDLAYKALTKHNEYKDKVFNASNLSQLEITKARFSVDEYRRELDKTRREKEFQESLAYKNRIITIVAFITAFIFWVLLVTIFYNYKAKNRLTKLLEQNNKELEAAKDEAEKLSQLKSQFISTVSHELRTPLYGVVGLTSLLLENNKLDTKDQHFLKSLKFSGDYLLNLINDVLQISKIESNKVKIHNTTTNIRNLIDNIVGSFNYQLEHRHNKMHVELDEGLPIMLKLDSVRISQILINLLGNAVKFTSNGNIWLRLKVKSIDGQFVKLGVEIEDDGPGIPEDKQEAIFENFSQIEREKTEYQGTGLGLSIVKKLVSLYGSDIFLESKQGKGSKFFFDLNLEIDHEAEAVEVKQLAEDVPVKNRHILVVEDNKINQIVTQNILEKENFACTIVSNGEAAIKVVEEQEFDLILMDLNMPIMNGYQASKEIRKFNTHTPIVALTASELDEIKVKVLESGINDIIIKPYDNYEFYQTIFRNINASRN; this comes from the coding sequence TTGTCCGCACAAAACGATAAGGCCGTTATTGATAGTATTAAGAAACATTTAAAGGAGTCTGTAAAGTATCACACCCAGTATCAACTAAAGGAATCTATTGAGGAAGCAGCCAAGGTGGTTGATTTAGCTCACAAAATAAATAACGCCTACTACAAAGCTCAAGGCTATAATAATATTGGCTTTAACTACGAGCTGATAAAAGATTATGAAAATGCTGAAATTAATTACGGAAAAGCTCTTGTAAATGCCCAACAATCAGACAGTACATTTTTAATAAGTTGGTTGTATAATAATATCGCCAACGTGTATTCTGAAGGGTTTAGAGACATTGATAAGGCGTTGTTTTATTACCAGAAGGCTTTGACTATTGCAAGGGAGCTTGATAGACCAAATGATGAATTGGCACCAACACTTAATATTGGTTGGACCTTTATAGATGAATCCAAACCAAATGAGGCCTATCCTTTTTTAATAGACGCCCAAAAGATTATAAATGAATTAGGCGATAAGACAGCAAGTGTTCAAATTAACTTTTTGTTTGGGAAGTATCACTTATTGCGTAAAGAATACGCTCAGGCTGATATCTTTTTTGAGAAAGCTACCGTTCAAGGAATGGAGCTAAATATGCTTGTAGAGCTTTCGGATGTATGGCTAGCCAAATCTCAAATGTATTCAGAAATGGAGAAGCCGGATTTGGCCTATAAAGCGTTAACCAAGCACAATGAATACAAGGACAAGGTGTTCAATGCATCAAATTTGAGTCAGTTAGAAATTACCAAAGCGCGATTTAGTGTAGATGAGTATCGTCGGGAGTTAGATAAAACACGTCGAGAAAAGGAATTTCAGGAATCATTGGCTTATAAAAACCGAATTATTACGATAGTAGCTTTTATAACCGCATTTATTTTTTGGGTGCTTTTAGTGACTATCTTTTATAATTATAAAGCAAAGAATCGTCTTACGAAGCTTCTGGAGCAAAATAACAAGGAATTGGAAGCTGCCAAAGATGAAGCAGAAAAATTATCTCAACTTAAATCACAGTTTATATCTACAGTTAGTCATGAGCTTCGAACACCTCTGTATGGTGTCGTTGGATTAACCTCATTACTACTTGAGAATAATAAGCTTGATACTAAGGACCAACATTTCTTAAAATCCTTAAAGTTCTCTGGAGATTATCTTTTGAACCTAATAAATGATGTGCTTCAAATAAGTAAGATTGAGTCTAACAAAGTTAAAATACATAATACCACTACCAATATAAGAAACCTTATCGATAATATAGTAGGGTCCTTTAATTATCAATTAGAACATCGTCATAATAAAATGCATGTTGAACTAGATGAAGGATTGCCTATTATGTTAAAATTGGATTCCGTACGGATCTCACAAATTTTAATTAATTTATTAGGAAATGCTGTGAAGTTTACCTCAAATGGTAATATTTGGTTGCGATTGAAGGTAAAATCAATTGATGGTCAATTCGTTAAATTAGGAGTAGAAATTGAGGATGATGGCCCAGGTATTCCAGAGGACAAACAAGAGGCGATTTTTGAAAACTTCTCACAGATTGAACGGGAGAAAACGGAATATCAAGGTACTGGACTTGGTTTGTCAATTGTTAAAAAGTTGGTTTCATTATACGGGAGTGATATTTTCCTAGAGAGTAAACAAGGTAAAGGATCCAAATTCTTTTTCGATTTAAATCTTGAAATTGACCATGAGGCCGAGGCAGTAGAGGTAAAACAACTTGCAGAAGATGTACCTGTTAAGAACAGACATATCTTGGTAGTAGAGGATAATAAGATTAATCAGATTGTTACTCAAAATATTCTAGAAAAGGAAAATTTTGCCTGTACCATAGTTAGTAATGGAGAGGCCGCTATAAAAGTAGTAGAGGAGCAGGAATTTGATCTCATTCTGATGGATCTAAATATGCCAATTATGAACGGATATCAAGCTTCTAAGGAAATCCGGAAGTTTAATACCCATACACCCATTGTGGCTCTTACCGCATCTGAGTTAGATGAAATCAAGGTAAAAGTACTGGAGAGTGGAATTAATGATATCATAATTAAACCATATGATAATTATGAATTCTACCAAACAATTTTCAGAAACATAAATGCTAGTAGAAATTAG
- a CDS encoding MBL fold metallo-hydrolase: protein MKTILTLLFILVLSPLAAQDTPDTIGSIKIQPIFHGSLVISYDNAVIYVDPYGDIEKFAQQPKPTIILITDIHGDHLNMETLEALDTSSAQFIVPKAVAEKLPEKYTSRVITVSNGKNILVKDNINIHTIPMYNLPESEDSRHPKGRGNGYILTLGNQNVYISGDTSGIPEMRDLRNIDIAFICMNLPYTMDIHEAAEAVLDFKPKVIYPYHYRGSNGLSDIEEFKNLISKSSNTIEVRLKEWYR, encoded by the coding sequence ATGAAAACAATACTTACACTTCTTTTTATACTTGTGTTATCCCCATTGGCCGCACAAGATACTCCTGACACAATAGGTAGTATCAAAATTCAACCCATTTTCCATGGATCTCTAGTTATTTCTTATGATAACGCTGTTATCTATGTTGATCCCTATGGAGATATAGAAAAATTCGCTCAGCAACCAAAACCAACCATTATTCTAATTACCGATATCCATGGTGATCATCTAAACATGGAGACTTTAGAAGCTTTGGACACTTCATCTGCTCAGTTCATTGTACCTAAAGCGGTTGCCGAAAAATTACCAGAGAAATATACCTCTAGGGTAATCACAGTTAGTAACGGAAAAAATATCCTTGTTAAGGACAATATAAATATACATACCATCCCTATGTATAATCTGCCGGAAAGTGAAGACTCCCGTCATCCAAAAGGTAGAGGAAATGGATATATTCTAACGTTAGGAAATCAAAATGTATATATTTCCGGTGACACTTCTGGGATTCCAGAAATGAGAGATTTGAGAAACATTGATATAGCCTTTATATGCATGAACTTACCATATACTATGGATATTCATGAAGCTGCTGAAGCGGTACTTGATTTTAAACCTAAGGTAATATATCCATATCACTACAGAGGTTCGAATGGGCTTAGTGATATAGAAGAATTTAAAAACCTAATTTCAAAGAGTAGCAATACCATTGAAGTCAGGTTAAAGGAATGGTATCGATAA
- a CDS encoding response regulator gives MNQKEYTIAVLDDHNLIAEAIESMLQKSEKYLFIKGFSNSKQLSSFLEADHVVQIVLLDIHLNGEDGIKVCKELSINYPEVRCIMLTSLTQQSLVLEAIKNGAKGYLPKNVGYEELITAFDTVVNGQLYLHKDLTFGPVEGKVNNEYVPKLTRRENEVLKLIMEEFTTSEISQKLCISINTVETHRASLLSKTGSKNVVGLIKFTLEKGLLSS, from the coding sequence ATGAATCAGAAGGAGTATACCATAGCTGTACTAGATGATCATAATCTTATAGCTGAAGCTATAGAATCGATGCTGCAGAAAAGTGAGAAATACTTATTTATTAAGGGATTTTCCAATAGCAAACAACTGTCTTCATTTTTGGAAGCAGATCATGTCGTTCAGATAGTATTACTTGATATTCATTTGAATGGAGAGGATGGTATAAAAGTATGCAAAGAATTAAGTATCAACTATCCGGAGGTACGCTGTATCATGTTAACGAGTTTAACTCAGCAAAGTTTAGTATTGGAGGCCATTAAAAATGGAGCAAAAGGATACTTGCCTAAAAACGTGGGGTATGAGGAATTGATAACGGCCTTTGATACGGTGGTAAATGGGCAGTTATACTTGCATAAGGATTTAACTTTTGGACCTGTTGAAGGTAAAGTAAACAATGAATATGTGCCTAAACTTACAAGGCGTGAGAATGAAGTGTTAAAATTGATAATGGAAGAGTTTACCACTTCGGAGATTTCCCAAAAATTGTGCATTAGTATAAATACAGTGGAAACTCACCGAGCAAGCCTACTTTCTAAGACAGGATCAAAAAACGTGGTAGGACTAATAAAATTTACCTTAGAAAAGGGACTTCTTTCTTCTTAA